The following proteins are encoded in a genomic region of Tenacibaculum sp. 190524A05c:
- a CDS encoding carboxymuconolactone decarboxylase family protein, which translates to MHLTIKELFSKLGNLGKKAPKPMEAFQQFDKIAMEDGAIPAKYKELIALGVALSTQCVYCLEIHKQKALKAGATQEEIAEATFVAAALRAGAAVTHGTHTID; encoded by the coding sequence ATGCATTTAACAATTAAAGAGCTTTTTTCAAAGTTAGGTAACCTTGGTAAAAAAGCCCCGAAACCAATGGAGGCTTTTCAGCAGTTCGATAAAATAGCTATGGAAGACGGAGCGATTCCAGCAAAATATAAAGAACTTATAGCTTTGGGTGTTGCATTAAGCACACAATGTGTTTATTGTTTAGAGATTCATAAACAAAAAGCATTAAAAGCTGGAGCAACACAAGAGGAAATAGCTGAAGCTACCTTTGTAGCAGCTGCACTAAGAGCAGGAGCTGCGGTTACTCATGGAACTCATACTATAGATTAA